The following coding sequences lie in one Acidobacteriota bacterium genomic window:
- a CDS encoding DNA/RNA non-specific endonuclease, giving the protein MLKSFRSFYFCLMIAVAVLASFIGIPSSQAHEKAPRYKYSLSNDEPASDVKPFEAGEIQFIEPDSVPDLTPGMDYSTRQSTTTLAEGFESGTKTSYTTGSVTLGTGSWTLNNTLIGNTTSDRKAGTKSTRVRNLGKVTMNFNVTGAGTVTVKHAKYGTDANANWELWYSTTSGSSWTKAGTTVTTSSTTLQTASFVINTTSTVRFEIRKTTGNNDSSRLNFDDITITSNTTPPPPSGCTTTAITLPATINGTIATTDCLLSDGSYADKFSFTGSANQSVTITHDGTGFDAYLIVEGPNSYRQEDDDSAGNTDSKLVLTLPSAGTYTITATTYDPNKTGSYTLTVTTGTTPPPPPPPSSNRHLALGNPSGATADVNNFTNYLMEKTQYVLSYHRDKRTANWASWNITIADRGSAPRQDDFREDPTLPAGWYRVQSAAFGTVNGTSYDRGHMCPSADRTDTVQNNSATFLMTNMMVQSSDNNQGPWNNLEQYSRDQMLNGTNEVYVICGGYGSKGTHPTNGMVIPTRTWKVIVILPAGDNDASRVTTATRVIAVNMPNDAGIRNVDWKTYRVSVDSIEALTGFDFLSNVPTSIQSTIESRVDNQ; this is encoded by the coding sequence ATGCTGAAATCATTTCGTAGTTTTTACTTTTGTCTGATGATCGCCGTCGCCGTCCTGGCCTCATTTATTGGGATTCCTTCTTCCCAGGCCCACGAAAAGGCGCCACGCTATAAATACTCACTGTCCAACGATGAACCCGCTTCCGATGTGAAACCCTTTGAAGCCGGTGAAATCCAGTTTATCGAACCAGATTCAGTTCCGGACCTGACGCCGGGAATGGATTATTCGACGCGTCAATCCACCACGACCCTGGCCGAAGGATTTGAAAGCGGAACCAAAACCAGCTACACCACGGGTTCCGTGACCCTGGGCACCGGTTCCTGGACGCTCAACAACACGTTGATCGGAAATACCACCAGTGATCGCAAAGCCGGCACCAAGAGCACCCGCGTACGCAACCTGGGCAAGGTCACGATGAATTTCAACGTAACCGGCGCCGGTACCGTGACCGTCAAGCACGCCAAATACGGCACCGATGCCAATGCCAACTGGGAACTGTGGTATTCGACCACCAGTGGCTCAAGCTGGACCAAGGCCGGAACCACCGTCACCACCAGCAGCACGACATTGCAGACGGCTTCATTTGTCATCAACACGACCAGCACGGTTCGGTTTGAAATCCGCAAAACGACAGGAAACAACGATTCCAGCCGGTTGAACTTTGACGACATCACCATCACCAGCAACACGACACCACCGCCGCCATCCGGCTGCACCACGACGGCGATCACCTTGCCAGCCACGATCAATGGCACGATTGCCACCACGGACTGTTTGCTTTCCGATGGAAGCTACGCCGACAAGTTCTCGTTTACAGGTTCAGCCAATCAATCAGTCACGATCACCCACGACGGCACTGGGTTTGATGCCTATCTGATCGTCGAAGGACCAAACAGCTATCGCCAGGAAGATGACGACAGCGCGGGCAACACCGATTCGAAACTGGTTTTGACCTTGCCATCGGCGGGAACGTACACCATCACCGCCACCACGTATGACCCAAATAAAACCGGAAGCTACACCCTGACCGTGACGACGGGCACCACCCCGCCGCCTCCGCCCCCGCCATCAAGCAACCGCCACCTGGCGTTGGGGAACCCATCAGGTGCTACCGCAGATGTCAACAACTTTACAAATTACCTGATGGAGAAAACGCAATATGTCCTTAGCTACCACCGAGATAAGCGCACTGCCAACTGGGCAAGTTGGAATATCACCATTGCCGACCGTGGGAGCGCACCTCGCCAGGATGATTTCCGGGAAGACCCCACTCTCCCTGCAGGTTGGTACCGAGTCCAGAGCGCAGCGTTTGGAACGGTTAACGGAACCAGCTATGACCGAGGCCATATGTGCCCTTCGGCAGATCGAACTGATACAGTCCAAAATAACAGCGCGACGTTTTTGATGACCAATATGATGGTCCAGTCCTCCGACAACAACCAGGGTCCGTGGAACAACCTGGAACAGTACAGCCGCGACCAGATGCTGAACGGCACCAACGAAGTCTATGTCATCTGCGGCGGGTACGGTTCAAAGGGAACGCACCCAACCAACGGGATGGTGATCCCAACCCGCACCTGGAAAGTCATCGTGATCCTGCCAGCCGGCGACAACGATGCCAGCCGCGTAACGACCGCCACTCGCGTGATTGCCGTCAATATGCCGAATGATGCCGGTATCCGAAACGTTGACTGGAAGACCTATCGCGTGTCAGTTGACAGCATTGAAGCCCTGACCGGGTTTGATTTCCTGTCAAACGTCCCCACCAGCATCCAGAGCACGATTGAATCCCGCGTGGACAACCAGTAA
- a CDS encoding isoprenylcysteine carboxylmethyltransferase family protein, with translation MLFLRSLFFTVLFPGTVTVFIPYWLVSSDPGMERSYSGVLHSFGLPLMIVGGTGLLGCIWQFFAEGRGTLAPVDPPKHLVVRGLYRSVRNPMYVCVLLVLCGEAIFFQSQAILIEAGVFFLCTHLFVTLYEEPALRKQFGASYEDYVQKVGRWIPRLPDKHP, from the coding sequence ATGCTTTTCCTTCGAAGTCTTTTCTTTACAGTTTTGTTTCCAGGAACGGTGACAGTGTTTATCCCCTACTGGCTGGTTTCATCGGATCCTGGAATGGAAAGATCTTATTCTGGAGTACTTCATTCTTTCGGATTGCCGTTGATGATTGTGGGAGGTACCGGTCTGCTCGGGTGCATCTGGCAGTTTTTTGCCGAAGGCCGCGGCACACTGGCTCCGGTTGATCCACCGAAACACCTTGTCGTGCGCGGGCTCTACCGCTCAGTGCGAAACCCAATGTATGTGTGCGTTTTGCTGGTGTTATGCGGGGAAGCAATTTTCTTTCAATCGCAAGCCATCTTGATCGAAGCTGGTGTGTTTTTCCTCTGTACCCATCTTTTTGTCACACTGTATGAGGAGCCAGCCTTGCGAAAACAGTTCGGTGCATCTTATGAGGACTATGTCCAAAAGGTTGGGAGGTGGATTCCGCGATTACCAGACAAACATCCTTGA
- a CDS encoding PhzF family phenazine biosynthesis protein: MDTFSLHFEHVDVFARHPLSGNGLSVFFLEQELSASLMLRLTQEMRQFESIFLSPTAEPTRFCARIFTMEEELGFAGHPIIGAAAALHARHFQNASEVHLHLMTPEKGIPVVSRRVDSVYSAEMDQGEASYLGTVDPGRYDEILAALNLSHPDLAEPLPLEVVSTGLPYLIVPIKTNLDRAAIQIPNFESLLADIGAKFVYVLDVNEFEGRTWDNDGRVEDIATGSAAGPAAAYLVHHGLAAEDSAIRINQGRFVDRPSEMLVTVRTGAKPGISVSGQVCFVGKGVLELPTLFYQRMS, encoded by the coding sequence ATGGACACCTTCTCACTTCACTTTGAACATGTGGATGTCTTTGCACGCCACCCCCTTTCCGGTAACGGGTTGAGCGTGTTTTTTCTTGAACAGGAATTGTCAGCTTCGTTGATGCTCCGGCTGACTCAGGAAATGCGCCAGTTTGAATCAATTTTCCTGTCTCCAACCGCGGAACCGACCCGGTTTTGCGCCCGCATTTTTACCATGGAAGAGGAACTTGGCTTTGCCGGACATCCCATCATCGGGGCAGCGGCGGCACTCCACGCCCGTCATTTTCAAAACGCCAGCGAAGTTCACCTGCACCTGATGACGCCTGAAAAAGGTATCCCCGTGGTCAGTCGAAGGGTTGATAGCGTCTATTCCGCTGAAATGGACCAGGGTGAAGCCTCTTATTTAGGAACGGTTGATCCAGGCCGATATGACGAAATACTTGCGGCGTTGAACCTTTCGCACCCGGATCTGGCTGAACCGCTTCCGCTCGAAGTTGTTTCGACTGGACTTCCCTACCTGATTGTGCCCATCAAAACCAATCTTGATCGAGCCGCAATTCAAATTCCGAATTTTGAATCACTTCTGGCCGATATTGGGGCAAAATTTGTCTATGTCCTTGATGTGAATGAGTTTGAAGGCCGAACCTGGGACAATGACGGACGCGTCGAAGACATCGCCACCGGTAGCGCCGCCGGACCCGCTGCCGCCTATCTGGTTCACCACGGTCTGGCTGCCGAAGATAGCGCCATCCGAATCAACCAGGGGCGCTTTGTGGACCGACCAAGCGAAATGCTGGTCACGGTTCGCACGGGCGCCAAACCAGGAATCAGCGTGAGTGGACAGGTTTGTTTTGTTGGAAAAGGCGTGCTGGAGCTTCCAACCCTGTTTTATCAACGAATGAGTTAA
- a CDS encoding nuclear transport factor 2 family protein, whose amino-acid sequence MGTVENKQLLQNIFSEISHGDARPFIEGLVDDVRWTLIGSTSWSRTFEGKRAILTDLLMPLGAKLANPIQLTAYRFIAEDDFVVVQARGTNNTTKDGKPYNNTYCFVFRLADGKIQEVTEYADTELVTSALGELG is encoded by the coding sequence ATGGGTACAGTCGAAAACAAACAACTTTTGCAAAACATTTTTTCAGAAATCTCTCACGGGGATGCCCGGCCATTTATCGAAGGACTGGTGGATGATGTCCGCTGGACGCTGATTGGATCCACCAGTTGGTCCCGAACATTTGAAGGGAAACGGGCTATTTTGACCGACCTCCTGATGCCGCTCGGCGCCAAACTGGCCAACCCAATCCAACTGACCGCCTATCGGTTTATTGCGGAAGATGACTTTGTGGTGGTGCAAGCCCGAGGCACCAACAACACAACCAAAGATGGAAAACCCTATAACAACACGTACTGTTTTGTCTTCCGCCTCGCTGATGGCAAAATCCAGGAAGTAACGGAATATGCTGACACCGAACTGGTCACGTCAGCTCTGGGTGAGTTGGGATAA
- a CDS encoding 3-oxoacyl-ACP reductase FabG — protein MSKKLSGKVALVTGGSRGIGAAIAKYLAREGAAVAITYASSSTKADEVVAAIQAEGGEALAIQADSADAEAVKNAVAETAQKLGGLDILVNNAGVAIVKPFDEFTLDEFDRLVNVNVRGVFVGIQEASRHMREGGRIITIGSVNGDRIPFPGGSVYALTKAAVAGLTRGLARDLGPRGITVNNVQPGPVNTEMNPENGPFAGMIKGFMAVPRYGKDDEVASLVVFLASPDAAFITGASIDIDGGFKA, from the coding sequence ATGTCGAAGAAACTTTCAGGTAAGGTTGCACTGGTAACTGGTGGCTCTCGTGGCATTGGTGCGGCAATTGCCAAATATCTCGCGCGGGAGGGTGCTGCAGTGGCAATTACCTATGCCAGTTCATCCACCAAGGCTGATGAAGTCGTGGCGGCAATTCAGGCTGAGGGCGGGGAAGCCCTGGCCATTCAGGCGGATAGTGCTGATGCTGAAGCCGTCAAAAATGCGGTGGCTGAAACAGCCCAAAAGCTCGGTGGTCTCGATATTCTGGTCAACAACGCCGGGGTTGCCATTGTAAAACCATTTGATGAATTTACCCTGGATGAATTTGACCGTCTGGTGAATGTGAATGTTCGAGGCGTGTTTGTGGGTATCCAGGAAGCTTCGCGCCATATGCGTGAAGGCGGACGAATCATCACCATTGGCAGTGTCAACGGTGACCGGATACCGTTTCCAGGTGGCAGCGTTTATGCCCTGACGAAGGCCGCCGTGGCCGGACTCACTCGTGGGTTGGCCCGTGATTTAGGGCCGCGTGGGATTACGGTCAACAATGTTCAACCGGGCCCGGTCAATACTGAAATGAACCCCGAAAATGGCCCCTTTGCCGGCATGATCAAAGGCTTTATGGCCGTGCCGCGCTATGGCAAAGATGACGAAGTGGCAAGCCTGGTCGTCTTTCTGGCCAGTCCTGATGCCGCCTTTATCACTGGCGCCAGCATTGATATTGATGGTGGCTTTAAGGCGTAA
- a CDS encoding TetR/AcrR family transcriptional regulator, whose amino-acid sequence MTSKGRPRSFDVNQALDRALEVFWSKGYEGTSLPDLTQAMGINRPSLYAAFGNKEALFRKVLDRYGESSAAYTQEALREPTSRAVAEHLLFGSIALTTKPEHPHGCLLVLGGLAGGEAAESMRQEMINRRQAGEIAIRERFERAKAEGDLPNDADPADLARFIATLNQGLSVQAAAGASREELERVARIALQAWPRPKPPQL is encoded by the coding sequence ATGACGTCGAAAGGCCGTCCCCGGTCATTTGATGTAAATCAGGCGCTTGATCGGGCGCTGGAAGTATTTTGGAGCAAAGGCTATGAGGGCACGTCCCTTCCCGATTTAACCCAGGCCATGGGCATTAACCGTCCAAGTCTCTATGCCGCCTTTGGAAATAAAGAAGCGCTCTTCCGCAAGGTTTTGGATCGCTATGGTGAAAGCTCAGCCGCTTACACCCAGGAGGCGTTGCGCGAACCCACTTCCCGTGCCGTGGCGGAGCACTTGCTCTTTGGCTCAATAGCCTTAACCACAAAACCGGAACATCCGCACGGGTGCCTTTTGGTTTTGGGTGGTTTGGCTGGAGGCGAAGCCGCCGAAAGCATGCGCCAGGAAATGATCAATCGCCGTCAGGCCGGGGAAATTGCCATTCGTGAGCGATTTGAGCGGGCCAAGGCCGAAGGTGATTTGCCGAATGATGCCGACCCGGCTGACCTGGCCCGGTTTATTGCCACGCTCAACCAGGGCCTGTCGGTTCAGGCAGCGGCTGGGGCCAGTCGCGAGGAGTTGGAGCGAGTCGCCCGGATCGCACTGCAAGCCTGGCCCAGACCCAAACCGCCACAACTGTGA
- a CDS encoding ABC transporter permease encodes MKNLINFISGLRIWALFMKEFRHIQRDKQLIAAMILPPTVQLLLLGFALNPEVSNLRLGVVDESRTMISRELVSAFVESQSFHVTGSFTSAAELSQALSEGKLDAGLIVPSDFAEEQQRRTPAKVQLVLDGVNSNTAGIAASYAQRLVAAFNQRLNRDGIPTGIKLEGPATPAPSLTAQVAMLYNPGLRSSWFMITGVLGILLILNGSLVAAGAMVKEKESGTVEQLLMTPASATEIIIAKMGPLFVLLSCDIWIALVVAKLVFDIPIRGSLALIYCAGALCVLAGIGLGTFLATISRSQQQAQLLSFFVNPPIAMLSGATTPLEGMPDWLQTITLINPVRHFATIARSILLKGAGFDILYPNFLALLAFAIVLVGISAWRFHKQLE; translated from the coding sequence ATGAAAAACCTGATCAATTTTATTTCTGGTCTGCGCATCTGGGCGCTGTTTATGAAGGAATTTCGGCATATTCAGCGAGATAAACAATTGATCGCGGCGATGATCTTGCCGCCGACGGTTCAGCTCCTCCTGTTGGGGTTTGCACTTAATCCCGAAGTGTCAAACCTGCGTCTGGGCGTGGTGGACGAAAGCCGGACGATGATCAGTCGCGAACTGGTTTCCGCCTTTGTCGAAAGCCAGTCATTTCATGTAACTGGTTCGTTCACTTCAGCCGCTGAATTGAGCCAGGCGTTGAGTGAAGGCAAACTGGACGCGGGTCTGATTGTTCCATCTGATTTTGCCGAAGAGCAACAACGGCGAACACCAGCCAAAGTGCAACTGGTCCTTGACGGCGTCAATTCAAACACCGCCGGGATCGCCGCCAGTTATGCCCAGCGACTGGTGGCAGCATTTAATCAGCGGCTCAATCGAGACGGAATCCCAACCGGCATCAAACTGGAAGGTCCGGCGACTCCGGCCCCGAGTTTAACCGCTCAGGTAGCGATGCTCTATAATCCGGGCCTGCGGAGTTCGTGGTTTATGATTACTGGTGTGCTCGGGATCCTGTTGATTTTAAATGGTTCACTGGTGGCGGCTGGCGCCATGGTCAAGGAGAAGGAATCCGGCACGGTTGAGCAACTGCTGATGACGCCGGCGAGTGCGACTGAAATCATCATTGCCAAAATGGGTCCGCTCTTTGTGCTCTTATCGTGTGACATCTGGATCGCGCTGGTGGTGGCGAAACTGGTTTTTGACATTCCAATTCGCGGTAGCCTGGCGTTGATCTACTGTGCCGGAGCGCTCTGTGTACTGGCTGGAATTGGACTCGGCACGTTTCTGGCCACAATCTCCAGATCCCAGCAACAGGCCCAGTTGCTGAGCTTCTTTGTCAATCCGCCGATTGCCATGCTTTCCGGAGCGACCACACCACTCGAAGGCATGCCCGACTGGTTGCAGACCATCACCTTGATCAACCCGGTGCGTCACTTCGCCACCATTGCCCGGAGCATCTTGTTGAAGGGCGCGGGGTTTGACATTCTCTATCCTAACTTTCTGGCCTTGCTTGCCTTTGCCATCGTGCTGGTCGGAATCAGCGCCTGGCGGTTTCATAAGCAGCTTGAGTAA
- a CDS encoding phosphopantetheine adenylyltransferase → MQKIISAMLIVVGVIHILPLTGVLGAQQLSNLYGLSFTEPNLVILMRHRAVLFGVLGVFCFYAAFRPAVQPLALIAGFISVVSFLWLAWSVGGYNPLVGRVVLADLVALVCLLVATGLYWFAPKP, encoded by the coding sequence ATGCAAAAAATCATTTCAGCCATGCTGATTGTGGTCGGAGTCATTCACATCTTACCGCTGACAGGTGTACTTGGTGCGCAACAACTTTCAAACCTGTATGGCCTTTCATTTACCGAACCAAATCTGGTGATTCTGATGCGGCATCGGGCGGTGTTATTTGGGGTACTTGGAGTTTTCTGCTTTTATGCGGCGTTTCGGCCAGCCGTTCAGCCGCTGGCGTTGATTGCCGGGTTTATCAGTGTGGTTTCGTTTTTATGGCTGGCCTGGTCGGTCGGAGGATACAACCCGCTGGTTGGACGGGTTGTCCTGGCTGATCTGGTGGCTCTGGTCTGTTTACTGGTGGCAACCGGCCTGTACTGGTTTGCCCCCAAACCGTGA
- a CDS encoding ABC transporter permease yields the protein MLRIMAQARKELIQTFRDKLTLALALVLPLILVALYGKSISFSVTGVPVMIQDFDQTARSRQYVEILMESQTFRLANTGLYTKPETALASEAARAIVTIPTNFERNLARGLNTEVQWLIDGTDANTATILRGDAAAITQAFLSQNGIRTTTMSPSVQVETRIWFNPGRETDKYIGPGAMAVVLALFPPLLAALAMSRENEQKTILQVYVSSISAHEYLIGKTIAFFLVGMAEWVLVVLFGMLLFGLRFAGDPTPFLVGTVVYLFCNVSFGVMTGARIKDQAATIQTIATVCFLLSFLLSGFIFPVSNIPDAIRWVAYFVPARYFIEIARDAFVRGGGWSAVWTAHVALTLLGVVYLVIAWRKMKAMQLED from the coding sequence ATGCTTCGAATCATGGCTCAGGCCCGCAAAGAACTCATCCAAACATTTCGCGATAAATTAACCCTGGCACTCGCGCTGGTGCTGCCGCTGATTCTGGTGGCGCTGTATGGCAAGTCAATTTCATTCTCGGTGACTGGGGTTCCGGTGATGATCCAGGATTTCGATCAAACCGCGCGGTCACGTCAGTATGTTGAAATTCTGATGGAATCTCAGACCTTCCGGCTGGCAAATACCGGGCTCTATACCAAACCGGAAACAGCACTTGCCAGCGAAGCCGCTCGGGCGATTGTCACCATCCCAACCAATTTTGAACGCAATCTGGCGCGTGGACTCAACACCGAAGTGCAATGGCTGATTGATGGCACTGACGCCAACACGGCCACCATTTTGCGAGGTGATGCAGCGGCAATCACCCAGGCATTTCTCAGTCAAAATGGAATCCGAACCACGACGATGTCGCCTTCAGTTCAGGTTGAAACCCGCATCTGGTTCAATCCGGGTCGTGAAACGGATAAATACATCGGCCCCGGAGCCATGGCGGTGGTGCTGGCACTTTTTCCACCACTCCTCGCGGCCCTGGCCATGTCACGCGAAAACGAGCAGAAGACGATCCTTCAGGTCTATGTTTCCAGCATCTCGGCCCACGAATATCTGATTGGAAAAACTATCGCCTTTTTCCTGGTTGGAATGGCCGAGTGGGTGCTGGTGGTGCTGTTTGGAATGCTGTTGTTCGGGCTGCGATTTGCCGGAGACCCAACGCCGTTTCTGGTTGGAACGGTCGTTTATCTCTTTTGTAATGTATCGTTTGGCGTAATGACCGGCGCCCGAATCAAAGATCAGGCCGCCACGATCCAGACAATTGCCACGGTGTGTTTTCTGCTCTCATTTTTGCTGTCGGGCTTTATTTTTCCGGTTTCCAATATTCCGGATGCGATTCGCTGGGTCGCCTACTTTGTACCGGCACGATATTTCATCGAGATTGCCCGCGATGCGTTTGTTCGCGGAGGCGGCTGGTCCGCCGTCTGGACGGCGCATGTTGCACTCACCTTGCTTGGCGTGGTGTATCTGGTCATCGCCTGGCGAAAAATGAAAGCAATGCAGTTGGAGGATTAG
- a CDS encoding DUF4287 domain-containing protein yields the protein MTDVAKAMATQLANIEKRSGKSLAELAQIIQASGLSKHGEIRDMLKRDLGLGHGDANTLVHHVLKSDGQSAAAEQNLSTDDVVSGLYTGPKAALRPIHDKVMEEISKFGEFEISPKKTYVSLHRKKQFAMVGPATKTQIEVGINSKTLTATDRLVEMPPNSMCNFKVRLASVNEVDEALIGWIKQAFESAG from the coding sequence ATGACCGATGTCGCAAAGGCCATGGCTACTCAGCTTGCCAATATCGAAAAACGAAGCGGAAAGTCACTCGCCGAACTGGCCCAAATCATCCAGGCCAGCGGGTTGTCAAAACATGGCGAAATCCGCGATATGCTCAAACGCGACCTTGGGTTGGGACACGGAGACGCCAACACACTGGTCCATCACGTCCTCAAGTCAGATGGTCAAAGCGCAGCGGCTGAGCAAAATCTTTCGACTGATGATGTCGTTTCCGGGCTTTACACCGGCCCTAAGGCGGCGCTTCGACCAATTCACGACAAAGTCATGGAAGAAATCTCCAAATTCGGTGAGTTTGAAATTTCACCCAAGAAAACCTACGTCAGCCTGCACCGCAAAAAGCAGTTCGCTATGGTTGGTCCAGCCACCAAAACCCAGATTGAAGTTGGTATCAATTCCAAAACACTCACCGCTACGGACCGGTTGGTCGAAATGCCGCCCAACAGCATGTGCAACTTCAAAGTCAGGCTCGCGTCAGTTAATGAAGTGGATGAAGCACTTATCGGCTGGATCAAACAGGCATTTGAGAGTGCCGGGTGA